One Natronosalvus halobius genomic region harbors:
- a CDS encoding aminopeptidase, translated as MLNMKTAAETAIKQCMNLKPDESCVIVTDAERYPIGKALFDVANEITAETTIVSYPPGQTNGAEPPASVAAAMAKSDVVLAPTTKSLTHTRARTKATEKGARVATLPGITEQIFTEGLDVNYNTIAEHCQNLRDQVDEAETVRVKTDLGTDITFTIGDREFMSDTGIVHESGQMSNLPAGEVAVGPTSADGTFVVDGTMMPHGLLKNETLTFEVVDGFVEGMSDDRLQKTIDTAAESVGKAAYNIAELGIGANVAVNELTGSVLLDEKAAGTVHIAIGDDVGMGGDTEAPIHLDGVIRDPTVYADGEKVTLPTPQ; from the coding sequence ATGCTCAATATGAAAACGGCAGCTGAAACGGCGATCAAGCAATGTATGAATCTCAAGCCTGACGAATCATGCGTAATCGTTACCGATGCGGAACGCTATCCGATCGGCAAGGCGTTGTTCGATGTGGCGAATGAGATAACGGCGGAGACCACCATCGTCAGTTATCCTCCAGGACAGACAAACGGAGCCGAACCGCCAGCGAGCGTTGCAGCAGCGATGGCCAAGAGCGACGTCGTATTGGCACCGACAACGAAGAGTTTAACGCACACACGTGCACGAACGAAGGCAACGGAGAAGGGAGCGAGAGTAGCGACCTTACCAGGCATCACGGAACAGATATTCACTGAGGGGCTTGACGTAAATTACAATACGATTGCGGAGCATTGTCAGAATCTTCGAGACCAGGTTGACGAAGCAGAAACGGTTCGTGTCAAAACTGATCTCGGGACCGACATCACATTTACCATCGGTGATAGGGAATTTATGTCGGATACAGGTATCGTTCACGAATCTGGCCAAATGTCGAACTTGCCGGCGGGAGAAGTAGCCGTGGGACCCACCAGTGCGGACGGAACGTTCGTCGTCGACGGAACGATGATGCCTCACGGCTTGCTGAAAAATGAAACGCTCACTTTTGAGGTGGTAGATGGATTCGTTGAGGGTATGTCTGATGATCGCCTTCAAAAAACGATCGATACGGCCGCTGAATCAGTCGGAAAAGCGGCATACAACATTGCAGAATTAGGTATCGGAGCAAACGTTGCTGTCAATGAATTAACTGGATCTGTCTTACTCGATGAGAAGGCTGCCGGTACGGTCCACATTGCTATTGGCGATGACGTTGGGATGGGGGGTGATACCGAAGCACCAATTCACCTCGATGGGGTAATCCGTGATCCAACGGTATATGCGGATGGAGAGAAGGTTACGCTACCCACACCACAATAA
- a CDS encoding ABC transporter ATP-binding protein, translating into MSMDNSPNTATANEQIDETGRSTGSNTLISVQDLKTHYPVKGGILNRTVGHVKAVDGVSFEIGEGETLGLVGESGCGKSTLGRTLVNLQEPTGGSVYYQGTDLANLSKAELRKRRKDIQIIFQDPASSLNPRMTIEKTITEPMRFLTDWSKEKRKSRVMELIEEVGLSEEHLSRAPHEFSGGQQQRIAIARALSVNPTFVVCDEPTSALDVSVQADILNLLQRLQDRYDLTYLFISHDLSVVRHISERIAVMYLGKFAELAPTERLFENPQHPYTRALLSSIPRANAEVLDDRIILEGDIPSPQDPPSGCRYHTRCQEYIGPVCEETEPELVATEDKHTCACHHYID; encoded by the coding sequence ATGAGTATGGATAATTCGCCTAATACCGCGACAGCCAACGAGCAAATCGACGAAACGGGCCGATCAACTGGTTCGAACACACTCATTTCCGTCCAGGATCTGAAGACGCACTATCCGGTCAAGGGGGGAATCCTCAACCGGACCGTCGGGCACGTGAAAGCGGTTGACGGTGTTTCCTTTGAGATCGGCGAAGGAGAGACGCTCGGGCTGGTCGGAGAATCCGGGTGTGGGAAAAGTACGCTCGGTCGAACGCTCGTGAACCTCCAGGAGCCCACGGGCGGATCTGTCTATTACCAGGGAACAGATCTTGCAAACCTGTCGAAAGCGGAGCTGCGAAAGCGAAGAAAAGACATTCAGATTATCTTTCAAGACCCGGCATCGAGTCTAAACCCACGGATGACTATCGAAAAGACGATTACCGAGCCGATGCGGTTCCTCACAGATTGGTCGAAGGAAAAACGAAAATCGCGTGTGATGGAGTTGATCGAAGAAGTTGGACTGAGTGAAGAACACCTGTCGCGTGCACCGCACGAATTTTCAGGCGGTCAACAACAGCGCATTGCGATCGCTCGCGCCCTCAGCGTCAATCCAACGTTTGTCGTCTGTGACGAACCGACGAGTGCCCTTGACGTGAGCGTGCAGGCTGATATCCTCAATCTACTACAGCGGCTCCAGGACAGGTACGACCTGACCTATCTGTTCATCAGTCACGATCTCAGCGTCGTGCGTCACATCTCAGAGCGAATTGCCGTGATGTACCTGGGAAAGTTTGCAGAACTCGCCCCGACGGAACGGTTATTCGAGAATCCTCAACACCCGTATACTCGCGCACTACTGTCATCAATTCCGCGGGCCAATGCGGAGGTACTGGACGATCGGATCATACTCGAGGGAGATATTCCGAGTCCACAAGATCCGCCGAGCGGGTGTCGGTACCACACCCGATGTCAGGAATACATCGGTCCTGTCTGCGAGGAAACCGAACCGGAACTCGTCGCGACCGAAGACAAGCACACCTGCGCCTGCCATCACTACATCGACTGA
- a CDS encoding ABC transporter substrate-binding protein, which yields MIRKEGTTKAAPIEQRRRQFLSLIGGAGTIGLAGCIAGDEGESDGGETDDSQFNFALATEIDTLDIHATGRVPEQIVGNAIHDQLFRLNYDLEPVPHLVTDYEVNDDATQYVFQIEEGITFHDGTNLNGESVAWNLERFADANGRLSFMIDMEMIDTLEATGDHEVTIEYNEPNPRLLYNLCEFPLGMISRDAFEDAGDDYGTDVAVGTGPFRFEEWADAEYIRLTRFEDYEWGPEFIKNQGPANVEAIEFNIIPEQATLNSELQDGYLDGTSYVELTDASRFDDASSVKLHENPYPYPAWHPFNLDREPTDDIRVRQALIHGLNSEDTITAALDGHGENIHALSPPTSVGGIPEDQATEVGYEFDQERARELLDEAGWTNSSQGETREKDGQPLEIEMLAFDLPQWQPQGEVAQAQWGEIGVNVELSAVEGGTFYDRLENQEYHTATAGTGAEYAADFLMRCLHSRNFAEEGGFNLARYSNPEVDELIERGNNHPDAEERHAALRNAGEIAMEDAIWAPVMTVNRTYAHKEYVSGTDTFTEHQWWPTQYWSHHLHVDL from the coding sequence ATGATTCGAAAGGAAGGGACTACGAAAGCAGCGCCTATTGAACAGCGTCGACGCCAATTTCTGTCACTCATCGGTGGTGCTGGTACGATTGGACTTGCAGGCTGTATCGCCGGAGATGAAGGCGAGTCGGATGGGGGAGAGACTGACGATAGTCAATTTAATTTCGCGTTGGCGACCGAAATTGATACACTAGACATACATGCGACGGGCCGGGTTCCTGAACAAATCGTGGGTAACGCGATACACGATCAACTCTTCCGTTTGAACTACGATCTGGAACCAGTGCCGCATCTCGTTACAGACTACGAGGTCAATGACGACGCGACACAATACGTCTTTCAAATTGAGGAGGGAATTACGTTCCACGACGGTACGAACCTAAACGGCGAGAGTGTCGCGTGGAATCTCGAGCGGTTTGCCGACGCAAACGGTCGTCTCTCCTTCATGATAGACATGGAAATGATTGATACGCTCGAAGCGACGGGCGATCATGAAGTCACAATTGAGTATAATGAACCAAATCCTCGTCTATTATACAATCTTTGTGAGTTCCCGCTGGGAATGATCTCTCGAGACGCCTTCGAGGATGCCGGCGATGACTACGGCACGGACGTCGCCGTTGGGACGGGCCCGTTCAGGTTTGAGGAATGGGCTGACGCGGAGTACATTCGATTAACGCGGTTTGAGGATTATGAATGGGGGCCGGAATTCATCAAAAATCAGGGGCCAGCTAACGTCGAAGCGATCGAATTCAACATTATTCCCGAGCAAGCAACACTGAATTCGGAACTTCAGGATGGATATTTGGATGGGACAAGCTATGTGGAGCTCACAGACGCGAGTCGATTTGACGACGCCTCAAGCGTGAAACTGCACGAAAACCCGTATCCGTATCCCGCATGGCACCCGTTCAACTTAGATCGCGAGCCAACTGATGATATCCGGGTCCGACAGGCGCTCATTCACGGACTTAACAGCGAAGACACTATCACCGCTGCGCTCGATGGGCATGGAGAGAATATCCATGCGCTGTCGCCCCCAACGTCAGTCGGTGGGATTCCGGAAGATCAAGCGACCGAGGTAGGATATGAGTTCGACCAAGAGCGTGCTCGCGAACTTCTCGATGAAGCCGGCTGGACGAACTCGAGTCAGGGCGAAACTCGCGAGAAGGATGGGCAACCGCTCGAAATCGAAATGCTCGCATTTGACTTGCCACAGTGGCAACCACAGGGAGAAGTGGCCCAGGCCCAGTGGGGTGAAATTGGGGTGAATGTGGAACTCTCCGCCGTCGAGGGCGGCACCTTCTACGACCGGCTCGAAAATCAGGAGTATCACACGGCCACCGCTGGCACCGGCGCCGAATACGCAGCCGACTTCCTAATGCGGTGTCTCCACTCGCGGAATTTCGCGGAGGAAGGTGGATTCAACCTCGCCAGATATTCGAATCCTGAAGTGGACGAACTCATCGAACGTGGTAACAACCACCCAGACGCCGAAGAGCGCCACGCCGCGCTCCGTAACGCGGGAGAAATTGCGATGGAAGATGCCATATGGGCGCCCGTAATGACTGTCAATAGAACATACGCTCATAAAGAGTATGTCAGCGGTACCGATACCTTTACAGAGCACCAGTGGTGGCCAACCCAATACTGGAGCCACCACCTCCACGTCGATCTGTAA
- a CDS encoding ABC transporter ATP-binding protein: protein MTDPLLEIDDLRINFNTEDGVVKAIDGVNLTLDRDEVLGIIGESGCGKTVTVLSIMRLLQSPPAEVVSGTISFEGRDLLSMGRAEIDDIRGDEIAMVYQDPMTSLNPVLKIGYQIREPIHAHYDVDKAEARTRAVAMLKACEIADPERVMDSYPHSLSGGMRQRVVIAMALINEPKLLIADEPTTALDVTVQAKILDVLRDLQEQKGMSMLFITHDLPVVSELADRIAVMYAGNVVETCPLKDLFENALHPYTRRLTESIPDVDETAGVLPAIEGSVPSLINPPSGCRFAPRCPQYLGSECDTYDPELRAPTSELDHDVACHLYTEIGSEDPPWEDDVETYHNDETEAQS from the coding sequence ATGACTGACCCACTACTCGAAATCGACGACCTTCGCATCAACTTCAACACCGAGGACGGTGTCGTCAAAGCGATTGATGGGGTAAACCTCACACTCGATCGTGACGAGGTCCTCGGAATAATCGGTGAAAGTGGATGCGGGAAGACAGTGACCGTGCTATCGATCATGCGGCTCCTTCAATCGCCACCGGCAGAGGTAGTTTCAGGCACAATCTCGTTCGAAGGGCGCGACTTGCTATCGATGGGCCGTGCTGAAATCGACGATATTCGTGGCGATGAGATTGCGATGGTGTATCAAGATCCGATGACATCGCTAAATCCGGTATTGAAGATCGGCTATCAAATCCGCGAACCGATCCACGCTCATTACGACGTCGACAAGGCCGAAGCACGTACCCGTGCGGTCGCGATGCTCAAAGCATGTGAAATTGCAGACCCCGAACGGGTGATGGATTCGTATCCGCACTCGCTGTCTGGGGGCATGCGCCAACGGGTCGTCATCGCAATGGCGCTGATTAACGAGCCAAAGTTACTGATCGCCGACGAGCCAACGACGGCGCTCGACGTGACGGTCCAGGCCAAAATTCTTGACGTCCTCCGCGATTTGCAAGAACAAAAGGGTATGAGCATGTTGTTCATCACGCACGACCTGCCGGTCGTCAGTGAACTCGCCGATCGAATCGCGGTCATGTACGCCGGCAATGTCGTCGAGACCTGTCCGCTCAAAGACCTATTCGAAAACGCGCTTCATCCGTATACACGGCGCCTGACGGAGAGTATCCCCGATGTCGACGAAACGGCCGGCGTCCTTCCGGCCATCGAGGGATCGGTCCCGAGCTTGATCAATCCACCGTCCGGGTGCCGATTTGCTCCCCGCTGCCCACAGTACCTTGGTTCAGAATGCGATACCTACGACCCAGAGTTACGGGCTCCAACGAGTGAGTTGGATCACGATGTCGCCTGCCACCTATACACTGAAATCGGCAGTGAGGATCCACCGTGGGAAGACGACGTCGAAACGTATCATAACGACGAGACAGAGGCACAATCATGA
- a CDS encoding ABC transporter permease, translating into MSIDNTPDTPESSSPAITANRRTKILRRILKNKLAIVGLIIVFGLVFVAVFAPIIAPHDPTKQQYDSIEEPPSIEHPFGTDNLGRDVFSRTLYGSQYALFLGVVVVGLQMVIGVSLGLIAGYYGGVTESVIMRIVDIALSMPGVVLALAIAGMLGGGLWPLIIALTLVGWRGFARLVRGDVKSVMEEEYIDAARASGASDFHIITRYVFPNASSSIIVYATLTLPTVVLWSAGLSFLGMGVQPPTPEWGALIADGRNRIDTAWWIATFPGFAIMLTVIGFNVVGDALRDALDPKQEQ; encoded by the coding sequence ATGTCGATCGATAATACGCCGGACACGCCAGAGAGTTCGAGCCCAGCGATTACGGCCAACCGTCGCACGAAGATCCTCCGACGGATACTGAAAAACAAACTCGCGATCGTCGGGCTAATTATTGTCTTTGGTCTGGTCTTCGTAGCCGTGTTCGCACCGATTATCGCCCCCCACGATCCAACGAAACAACAGTACGACAGTATCGAAGAACCGCCAAGTATAGAACATCCATTTGGGACGGACAACCTCGGACGTGACGTATTCTCCCGGACCCTCTATGGTTCCCAATATGCGCTGTTCCTCGGTGTGGTCGTTGTCGGCCTTCAGATGGTGATCGGCGTCTCACTCGGACTGATTGCAGGGTATTACGGCGGTGTAACGGAGTCGGTTATTATGCGAATCGTCGACATCGCGTTATCTATGCCTGGCGTTGTACTCGCCCTCGCGATCGCAGGCATGCTCGGCGGCGGACTCTGGCCATTGATTATCGCGCTTACGCTCGTCGGGTGGCGCGGATTTGCGAGGCTCGTGCGTGGGGACGTGAAAAGTGTGATGGAAGAAGAATATATCGATGCTGCGCGAGCATCGGGCGCCTCCGATTTCCACATTATAACTCGATATGTGTTTCCAAACGCGTCATCCAGTATCATCGTCTACGCAACGCTGACGCTACCGACTGTCGTCCTCTGGAGCGCAGGTCTCTCATTCCTCGGCATGGGAGTGCAACCGCCGACCCCGGAGTGGGGAGCCCTGATCGCAGACGGCCGCAACCGTATTGACACGGCGTGGTGGATCGCGACGTTCCCGGGATTCGCCATCATGCTAACGGTGATCGGATTCAACGTCGTTGGCGACGCCTTGCGAGACGCACTCGACCCAAAACAAGAACAATAA
- a CDS encoding ABC transporter permease — MLKYTIRRLLIMIPVLFGVTIVISSLIYFSPGNPAQLALGQGADAQAVQQLEREMGLHQPVYIRYFYWLESAVHGDFGESLQNGRSVTDLMLSRAPATLELVLSSMAIMLVVALPLGVLSAVKQYSWVDNASMLFALFWISMPSFWLGLILIMLFSVRWGIFPISGRSGGVLSLTALSFLALPAIANGARRAGILTRMTRGAMLEVLNEDYIRTARGKGIGEKGVIYTHAMKNAMIPVITIIGLQVPTLVSASVIIEIVFAWPGMGRLLVDAVFQRDYPVVQGVVLMYAILVMIANLIVDLLYSYFDPRIQYD, encoded by the coding sequence ATGCTAAAGTACACGATCCGACGGCTATTGATCATGATCCCCGTGTTGTTCGGGGTGACGATCGTCATTTCGAGTCTGATTTACTTTTCACCGGGTAATCCCGCGCAGCTTGCGCTCGGCCAGGGAGCGGACGCACAGGCCGTCCAGCAGTTGGAACGCGAGATGGGATTGCATCAACCGGTGTACATTCGCTACTTCTACTGGCTTGAGAGCGCTGTTCACGGAGATTTCGGCGAGTCATTGCAAAACGGACGATCGGTTACAGACCTCATGCTGAGTCGCGCCCCGGCAACGCTTGAGTTGGTGCTCTCTTCGATGGCCATCATGCTCGTCGTTGCGCTGCCATTGGGCGTGCTCAGCGCGGTCAAACAGTACTCATGGGTCGATAACGCATCAATGTTATTTGCGTTGTTTTGGATCTCTATGCCCTCGTTCTGGCTGGGTTTGATACTAATCATGCTATTCTCGGTTAGGTGGGGAATATTCCCGATATCGGGACGAAGTGGGGGGGTGCTCTCGTTAACCGCGCTGTCATTCCTCGCCCTGCCAGCCATCGCAAACGGTGCGAGACGGGCCGGCATCCTCACCCGCATGACTCGCGGGGCGATGCTCGAAGTACTCAACGAAGATTACATCAGGACTGCGCGGGGTAAGGGAATTGGAGAGAAGGGGGTAATCTATACACACGCGATGAAGAACGCGATGATTCCAGTGATCACGATCATCGGCCTTCAGGTTCCGACGCTCGTCTCGGCCTCAGTAATTATCGAAATTGTGTTCGCCTGGCCGGGGATGGGTCGACTTCTCGTCGACGCCGTCTTCCAGCGAGATTATCCAGTTGTCCAGGGTGTCGTTCTCATGTATGCCATCCTGGTGATGATCGCCAACCTCATTGTCGACCTGTTGTACAGCTACTTCGACCCGCGGATTCAGTACGATTGA
- a CDS encoding nuclear transport factor 2 family protein, whose product MESSTAWDELQNWHRICQLKFRYCYSIDDKRCNDFVDLFTDDAIIDYATRETYRGRTEIQGFIETHVTEFEQTTHTVLNPVIEIDGDSATGKWYGIVFLQSDGTTRFGQVRYDETYRRGDDGWKFASLKTESRLYTEI is encoded by the coding sequence ATGGAATCGAGTACTGCATGGGATGAGTTACAGAACTGGCACCGTATCTGCCAGCTAAAATTCAGATACTGTTACAGTATCGACGACAAACGCTGTAATGATTTTGTCGACCTCTTCACAGACGACGCGATAATTGATTACGCCACTCGCGAAACCTACCGTGGAAGAACGGAAATCCAGGGATTTATTGAAACGCATGTGACTGAATTTGAGCAGACGACACATACGGTACTCAATCCGGTGATCGAAATTGACGGCGATTCGGCAACTGGGAAATGGTATGGTATCGTTTTCCTCCAATCTGATGGCACAACCCGATTCGGTCAGGTTAGGTACGACGAAACGTACCGGCGAGGAGATGATGGGTGGAAATTCGCCTCGTTAAAGACGGAATCTCGGCTATACACAGAGATATAA
- a CDS encoding IclR family transcriptional regulator — MSKKKSAHGGGKSSDNVIKSVETSISIIESLKQRNTARVGEIAEATGSSKGNVSKHLNTLAKHNFVTKTENGYELGLRYLDLGGFVRENLPESRVIKPKVLELAIETGEVAQFSVENNGKAVIIYRESGQQGVSTRTRVGRHLPLYQVASGKAMLAHMPQERVDEIIETHGLEPATENTITDRETLLEELEEIRQRNYAINDAESTKGLYALAAPIRTSNNRLIGACSISGPSHRMRGGDNIDQTAEILLSFVNEIELNLTYS; from the coding sequence ATGTCCAAGAAGAAATCAGCCCACGGCGGCGGGAAAAGTTCAGATAACGTCATCAAATCCGTTGAGACATCGATTTCTATTATCGAATCACTCAAACAGAGAAATACAGCGCGAGTAGGCGAGATCGCAGAGGCAACTGGGAGTTCAAAAGGAAACGTTAGTAAACATCTCAACACATTAGCAAAGCACAACTTCGTCACAAAAACCGAAAACGGCTACGAACTTGGTCTCCGATATCTCGACCTTGGTGGGTTCGTTCGGGAGAACCTTCCTGAATCACGTGTAATTAAGCCGAAGGTACTCGAGCTAGCTATCGAAACTGGAGAGGTAGCCCAGTTTTCGGTAGAGAACAATGGAAAAGCGGTCATCATTTACCGTGAGTCCGGTCAGCAAGGGGTTTCAACCCGAACGCGAGTCGGGAGACACTTACCCCTCTACCAGGTGGCCTCCGGAAAGGCTATGTTAGCACATATGCCACAGGAGCGAGTGGATGAGATCATCGAGACGCATGGCCTGGAGCCCGCGACTGAAAATACGATCACCGACCGGGAAACGCTACTTGAGGAACTGGAAGAGATTCGACAACGAAACTACGCAATTAATGACGCAGAGAGCACGAAAGGATTGTACGCTCTCGCCGCGCCGATCCGGACGTCCAACAATAGACTAATCGGCGCCTGTTCCATTTCAGGACCATCACATCGCATGCGAGGGGGTGATAATATTGACCAAACCGCCGAAATACTCCTGAGTTTCGTGAATGAAATTGAGCTCAACCTCACATACTCGTAA
- a CDS encoding M24 family metallopeptidase has protein sequence MTDVTIVSEKLEQAGAVLADYDVDAWITFGRETSDIAEPVLPLLLGEDFVWPGMVLITQDDERIVLCETHDADTIRSVGLHEVFSYENSLERVFREVIESIDPDTIAINYSKSNNTADGLSLGLYRLLEEYVDGASVEATFESSEPIINRVRGTKSDTELKRIQCSVDISLEILETMRNAWRPDWSEADVAEFVHEEVESRGLSTAWHADVCPAVDAGSQAEWGHAKPSALRLPEGEVLHLDFGVVYEGYASDMQRLYYRPVDGNSTIPTGLQSAFEDVRAAIQAGFETLRPGIQGHEVDTAARETLTDRGWPEFQHGFGHQVGRNVHDGGTYLGPRWERYGDTPTKDVLEGQVFTLELGIETEWGYLGQEEMVVVRADGAEYLTAPQTSIELLEE, from the coding sequence ATGACGGATGTAACGATCGTTAGCGAGAAACTCGAACAGGCTGGCGCCGTGTTAGCAGATTACGATGTCGACGCGTGGATAACCTTTGGCCGCGAAACCAGTGACATAGCTGAACCAGTTCTTCCACTCCTCCTCGGGGAGGATTTTGTCTGGCCAGGGATGGTACTCATTACACAGGACGACGAGCGAATCGTCCTCTGTGAGACACACGATGCCGACACGATCCGAAGTGTTGGTCTCCACGAGGTATTCTCCTACGAGAACTCGCTGGAGCGAGTATTTCGGGAGGTGATTGAATCGATTGATCCCGATACCATTGCGATTAACTATTCGAAAAGTAACAACACCGCCGATGGACTAAGTCTCGGTCTGTATCGACTCTTAGAAGAGTACGTCGACGGTGCGTCGGTTGAGGCTACGTTTGAAAGCAGCGAGCCGATCATAAACCGAGTTCGAGGGACAAAATCCGACACGGAACTGAAACGAATACAATGTTCGGTTGACATCTCTCTCGAGATACTGGAGACAATGCGAAATGCCTGGCGACCCGACTGGAGTGAGGCCGACGTAGCGGAGTTCGTGCATGAAGAGGTCGAATCACGCGGTCTTTCCACGGCATGGCACGCTGACGTTTGTCCCGCGGTCGACGCCGGTAGCCAAGCGGAATGGGGTCACGCTAAACCGAGTGCGTTGCGGCTTCCGGAGGGGGAAGTTCTACACCTCGATTTCGGAGTCGTTTACGAAGGCTACGCATCGGACATGCAACGGCTTTACTATCGACCGGTCGATGGTAATTCAACAATCCCGACCGGGCTTCAGTCGGCGTTCGAGGACGTTAGGGCCGCAATCCAGGCTGGATTCGAAACACTTCGTCCTGGTATTCAAGGCCACGAGGTGGACACTGCGGCGCGTGAGACGCTGACCGACCGCGGCTGGCCAGAGTTTCAGCACGGATTCGGCCATCAAGTCGGCCGTAATGTCCACGACGGCGGAACGTATCTCGGTCCGCGCTGGGAGCGATACGGTGATACGCCCACGAAGGACGTATTAGAGGGGCAGGTATTCACGCTCGAGTTGGGGATCGAAACCGAATGGGGGTACCTTGGTCAGGAGGAAATGGTGGTCGTGCGTGCTGACGGAGCCGAGTATCTCACGGCTCCGCAAACGTCGATCGAGCTACTCGAAGAGTGA
- a CDS encoding SDR family oxidoreductase: MSIMSLLENRTAVITGAASGVGRGIAIRFAEEGANVVVADVQRRPREGGPSTVTVVTDETDGEAAHVTCDVTSTDQLRDAIDAAEQFGGIDILVNNAGILSNTSFEEMTESEYDRLMDINVKGVFFGSQIAAKRMRENERGGAIINLSSVLGIRGSGKYVAYVASKGAVRSMTYALADELGPDGIRVNAIHPGTIETQMNREDIELLGTESENQVKRSVALRRLGHPTDIGNVAVFLASELSDYVTGVSIPVDGGEVNIS, translated from the coding sequence ATGAGTATTATGAGTTTGCTCGAAAACAGAACGGCAGTGATAACGGGTGCAGCCAGTGGTGTCGGCCGAGGGATTGCGATCCGATTCGCCGAAGAGGGAGCGAATGTAGTCGTGGCCGATGTCCAACGCCGCCCTCGAGAAGGCGGCCCATCGACCGTTACCGTAGTTACCGACGAAACTGACGGCGAAGCGGCGCACGTCACGTGCGATGTTACATCGACCGACCAGTTACGTGACGCTATCGACGCAGCCGAGCAGTTCGGGGGCATCGATATCCTCGTAAACAACGCGGGAATCCTCTCAAATACCTCGTTCGAAGAGATGACCGAATCCGAATATGACCGACTCATGGATATCAATGTGAAAGGTGTGTTCTTTGGATCACAGATTGCAGCCAAACGTATGCGAGAAAACGAACGTGGCGGAGCAATAATTAATCTCTCAAGTGTACTTGGAATTCGAGGGTCGGGAAAGTACGTCGCTTATGTCGCCTCGAAAGGTGCCGTTCGTTCGATGACATACGCCCTCGCCGACGAACTTGGTCCGGATGGGATCAGAGTGAACGCCATTCATCCAGGGACTATTGAAACGCAGATGAATCGTGAGGACATAGAGCTCCTTGGTACCGAATCAGAAAACCAAGTCAAACGTTCGGTCGCCCTTCGCCGACTTGGCCATCCAACAGATATTGGAAACGTCGCTGTATTTCTCGCAAGCGAATTATCCGACTATGTGACCGGCGTCTCGATTCCTGTCGACGGCGGCGAAGTGAACATTAGCTAG